ATCCTACGACACGATCTGTGTCTGCGGTCCAGAGATGATGATGAAAGGTATCCTTGACAGATTGGTCGCAAAAGGCATCGAAAACCGCGGTCAGTTTTCCATGCACCGGTACATGAAATGCGCGGCAGGGGTCTGCGGATCCTGCTGTATGGATGATCATGGCCTGAGGGTCTGCCGCGACGGTCCAGTTTTCACCGGCGACCTGATAAAGACCGGCGAGTTCGCGCATTATCACCGCGGACCAAGCGGGAGGAAAGAGTAATGAAATCGGAAGTACAAGTCATCACCTGCCCGAAATGCGGGTCAAAACAGGAGTTTACACTCTACAAAAGTATCAATGCATCGAACCAGGACATTCGCGAAAAATTTCTCGAAGGATCACTTACAACGCTCATCTGCGACAACTGCGGCTTTTCCGGGGCCGTTGAATATCCGATCCTTTATCATGACCTGAACGAAAAGTTCTCCCTCTACTTCCAGCCGGATTCGACCGAACGGACAGTCAGTCTCCCAAATGTTCTGCCCGCGCATCTTCTCTCCGAAATCAGAATGCGTCTTGTCCACACGCAGGATGATATGCGCGAGAAGATCTTCATCTTCCGTGACAAACTGGACGATCGTATCATCGAACTCGTCAAAGATTCGATCCTTCGCGAAATGGAAGCGAAGAAGGAAAAAATCATTCCCGATGCCCTGTATT
The sequence above is a segment of the uncultured Methanocorpusculum sp. genome. Coding sequences within it:
- a CDS encoding CpXC domain-containing protein; the encoded protein is MKSEVQVITCPKCGSKQEFTLYKSINASNQDIREKFLEGSLTTLICDNCGFSGAVEYPILYHDLNEKFSLYFQPDSTERTVSLPNVLPAHLLSEIRMRLVHTQDDMREKIFIFRDKLDDRIIELVKDSILREMEAKKEKIIPDALYYAEDRFACEGRSLIFVPRLGTEYLDPIKIPFETYEKIKMLMHGIWERPVEGYTVVDKEWIRV